The window GTCTGCGAACACAATCATGGGGTCTTTCCCGCCCAATTCAAGGGTGGTTGGAATCAATTTTTTCGCCGCTTCCTCCTGGATCATTTTCCCTGTCCGTACGGAACCGGTAAAAAAAATATAATCCGGTTCACCCTGCACGAAGGCTGAACCCGCCTCTTTTCCCCCATGGGCAACCTGAACCACATCCTGGGGAAATCCTGCCTTCTGAAACAGATCCTCTATCAACCTGCCAACCATTGGGGTAACCTCTGATGGTTTTAGAATAACGGCATTTCCGCTTATAAGGGCACTGATAACAGGGACCATTGCTAACTGCAACGGAAAATTCCATGGCGAAATGACTAAAACAACGCCCCTTGGCTTATACTCCACATATGATTTTTTTCCAAATAACAAAAGGGGAGTTTTCATTCTTCTCTTTCCAAGGACTCTAGGTCCATGTTTTTCAATATACTGAATGGCATCCAATGTAGTTAATATATCAGCCGTTAACGCTTCCACTGGTACTTTTCCGGTATCTTTGGCAATCACTTCAACCAACTCTTCCAATTGATCAACCATGTAATGACGTAAATTTCTCAAATATGCCATTCGTTCATGAATATGAAGATTTTTCCAGAATAAATAAGCCTTCTTAGCCCTTTCATAATACTCTGGAATTTCTGCTATTGGTGTATTTAGCAATTTGTCATTCACAACTTTCATCTCCTATCGAACGGGAATCATTTTTTCAGGATCATTACGATGTTCTTGATAATAGCTGACAATCTTAGAGATGTAATCTCTCAAATCCGGACAGTGAATGCCGGAACCCTCCAAATCCGCCTCTGTCTGGGCAGTATCATATTGGGCAAAGCAGTCAAAATAATCGAGGGTCTCTTTTTCAACCTTTACCCATTGTCGAATGAACGGGATGGACAAAAAACCATAAACAAATGATTTTGGAATCAATCCAATGGGACTTTTATTTAAAAGTTCCTGACACATCCATTGATAAACCTCACGGACTTTATAGGGAGAAGGGTCGGCCAAATGATAGGTTTTGTTTACTCCCTTTTCCGAATGAGCCAAATAAATGGTTGATTCGATGACATAGTCAACTGGCACCAGATTTATGGGCACCTCTCCCCGGCCGATGTAAGGAATGGGAAAATGGCGAAAGCGGTCAAAAAATCTCATGATAAAATAGGGACCATCAAATTTGGCTGTTTCACCTGTTTTTGAATCTCCAATCACAATACCAGGGCGAATAATAGTTGTTGGCTGCTCCTCTCTTAAA is drawn from Microaerobacter geothermalis and contains these coding sequences:
- a CDS encoding SDR family oxidoreductase, whose amino-acid sequence is MSNVYFFTGFPGFIASRLIQSIIDKNEDATFHLLVHPSQIRRAASKIHNLTGEHSGKQEQFILHSGDIRQENLGLEDPVIKSLRKSITYVFHLAAIYDLAVPKNMAYEVNVKGTHHVNLFVKQMDHLKRYVYFSTAYVSGNRTGRIMEEELDRNQSFKNHYESTKFEAEKLVQDLREEQPTTIIRPGIVIGDSKTGETAKFDGPYFIMRFFDRFRHFPIPYIGRGEVPINLVPVDYVIESTIYLAHSEKGVNKTYHLADPSPYKVREVYQWMCQELLNKSPIGLIPKSFVYGFLSIPFIRQWVKVEKETLDYFDCFAQYDTAQTEADLEGSGIHCPDLRDYISKIVSYYQEHRNDPEKMIPVR